A stretch of DNA from Telopea speciosissima isolate NSW1024214 ecotype Mountain lineage chromosome 5, Tspe_v1, whole genome shotgun sequence:
ACCTGTTCCATGTAAATGCCATGAGAAGAAAATCTTTAATTAACTGGCAATTGGTTGGTTCCTTCTTTATCTCATCAACACAAAGATCGATTATAAATACTTCTACTAAGTTagttatcatccaaatcatcctTCATTATCAAATCCCTACTTATTACAGATAAAGCTCTCTATTTGGAGTTCTTGAACTTTACCCACTTCCTTAATTCATTCAAATTCTCAATTTTTCCCCTAAAATCAATTTCCAATGGAGAGAAACCCATCAATATCAGTGCCTCAGATACAACCTCCCACCTACGGTAACCTAATTACTATCCTTAGCATTGATGGAGGAGGAATTAGAGGGATTATTCCGGCCACCATTCTCGAGTTCCTTGAGTCCCAACTTCAGGTCTATCTCTTAAGTCCTTAATTACCATGTTTCACTATTAGTATCAAAGTGCAATAATATATGAAGAACTCatgttaggattttcttatttttctttaatgggCAGGAACTGGATGGTGAGGAGGCAAGACTTGCAGACTACTTTGATGTGATTGCAGGGACGAGTACTGGTGGGCTTGTGACTGCCATGTTAACAGCTCCAGATGATAACAATCGTCCTTTGTTTGCTGCCAAAGATATCAAGCCCTTTTACCTTGAGAACTGCCCAAAGATTTTCCCACAGGAAAGGTATTAAATCAACTATTAATATTACTCTATtaatgtttcttttcttttcttttaagaaaatattGCTTCATTAGAAACCCTAATCCTTAGATAGATAATTAATCCTCTTCATATCCTTCTCTTTCTATTCACAGGGGCCCATTTAGCTCAATTGCAAAGCTATTCAAAACAGTGGCAGGACCCAAATATGATGGGACGTATCTTCATAAGCTCATAAAGGAGAAGCTGGGATCAAAGAGGTTGAGccaaaccctaacctctatTGCCATTCCCACCTTTGATATCAAACAACTCCAACCCACCATTTTCTCCAGCTATGaggttgctctctctctctctctctctctctctctcactcacacacacacacacacttgtgGATATATTGACTCAAAAGATTCAAATATCGTAGCTAAAatctaaggttgtgtttggaatgcattctaggtctaTTTCACATTTTcaaacgataaaaacaactatttttatcatccgagaatgtgaaatcaacctagaatgcatactaaacacAGACCAAgggtttggtatgcattctaggttgatttcgcattctcagatgataaaaacaactattttttatcattcgagaatgcaaaattggcttaaaatgcattctaagaatgcataccaaacacagcctaagtaaATTAGTATATATAGTAAATACTGCAATTATTAAATGTGTTCTAACATAGTTGTTAGCTTTGCTAGGTTATGGACACTAAACCTAAatactcctttttatttttctcatgcAGGTTAGCAATGATCCAACAATGAATGTTCAACTTTCAGACATATGTATTGGCACCTCTGCAGCCCCAACATACCTTCCAACCTATTACTTCAAGAATGAAGATAAAGAAGGGAATGTGAGAGAATTCAATCTCACCGATGGCGGTGTAGCAGCTAATAATCCGGTAATTTTACGATGAAGTTAATTAACTATGATGATTAGCTAGCAATTGAAATATATAATTACATAATTAACTAATGGATTTTCACCCCACATGTTCTAGACCCTGGTAGCAATTGGGGAAATCACCAAACAAATCTTCAAGAAAAATCAAGATTTCTTCCCTATCAAGCCCATGGACTATGGTCGATTTCTAGTCATCTCAATAGGAACTGGAGCAGCAAAGATAGAACAAAAATATACTGCTAATAAGGCAGCCAAGTGGGGAGCTGTTAACTGGTTACTTCATAATGGCTCAACTCCATTAGTTGATGTGTTTACACAAGCAAGTGCAGACATGGTTGATCTCCATCTTGGTGTGATCTTTCAAGCATTGCACTCTGAAGATAATTACCTAAGAATTCAGGTACTTGAACTGATCATGACACTCTTCTTATATGTTATAATCTGACCTCTCAACCTTTCAAACTTGTATGAATTTTTACTAACTTTATATGCTCTTCCAATGGAAATTTCAGGAAGATTCATTAACTGGTAATGTATCTTCAGTTGATATTGCTACCCCAACAAACTTGAACAATCTTGTGAAGGTGGGAGAAGAGTTACTGAAAAAACCACTTTCAAGGGTAAATCCAGAGACTGGCCTCACTGAACTTGTTAAAAATGGTGTCACCAATGCTGAAGCTCTTAAGAAGTAAGGcatagtttaaaatttttctcAACATTCTCTTTGTTATGGTGTTAAatattaattgatttttttttttttttttttggttacaaacagatttgCAGAATTGCTttcaaaagaaaggaaacttCGTGAGCAAAGATCACCCCATAACAAAGTTGTCCACAATTAATATAGAGGGAAACATTTGTACTATATATGCTCTATGGCTAGATTTGAATCCTTAGTTATGGCTTGGATTGTTATTGTATTAATTTGTTCCTCCtagttttttaatttattcttaattcttttatgtattagaaaatttgtaaatgTGGAGTGTTGAACCTCAACAATTATTTGTTCATTAATTCGTTATTTGAAATAAGACATCCTTTAAGTAATAGAAGCGATTTATTTATTAGAACGTGAAGAACGCATTGCTAGCGCTGTTGAAATATATGGTTCCTCCAACCATGGAGTGGAATTCGGCTATACTGTCGTACATGTTATTGAGAGGTCATTCACCTAATACTTTAGTCGAACACCTATCCTCCAACCATTTGGCGATACAAATAGTCCTTGATTAAATGACAcaaaaaatgacatttttggATGATCCAAAACATATCTGGGCTCCTCTATTTCTGCTTCAAAACCATTAATTTCCTCGATTTTGATTTCTTCGCAGCCCATCATGATATTGCAGAGGGTAACTTGTAACTCAGTGGGGATGCAAAGGCGGGTCTTGAGGGTTTGGAGTTCGCATCTGGTAGAGCTTGAGAGTCTggagggagaagagatggaagtGGCAGCGGCGTAGGAGGTTGTGGAAGTGAAAGCAGAATCGGTTGACGGCCATTCTGACCAGTTTCGTATACTTAACcttgagtgagagagagaggtggagagagaaaatagtaGGAATTTACATACAAACTTACATATTTGATCCTTTTAATTAATTGACACATTGCTTTACAAGGGCAAAAAAATGTCTAGCAATGACATGCTCAGTCTTAGAgaaggcaaaatgaccatcccaaCTCCTATGATCGAAAAAGGCAGAAATGTCCACCCTATTGGTGTCTTCATGCATGCTTCCATTAGCCGTGCACGTACgcaaaaccataaaaaataaaaaatcattctGTTACTTTACTTGTAACTTTGTTTATTGAGATGAAGAACTATGATTGATTAGGAGCCTTGACCAGGAACCCTCTAAACACCAAATGATGCATAAGAACGTTGTCATTGTTGTGAGATTCAGAAACCACAACTACTTGTTTGACCGTAGAAAGCATGGTGCACCACCTTATCGGAAATGGCACTTCCACCCGGATCAAACTTAATTGACCCTTGGCACCCGGATGCATGGTGTTCTCCTTTCCGTATATGGAGACCGCATTCTTCATGACTCCAGCTCCCACACACATCcggcctcttcttctttcaatccTCGGGAATTGTGACTATTGGATCCTAGACCAACGGTTTCTAGGTATCTTCAAGAGGTTTGGGGTAAACTAGCTAATATACCTAAATTGTCTTTTGGGAGAGTGGATAGAGTGATGTGGAAAGGTAATTCTTCCAAGTATTTCATAGCTTGGGACTGTCTAAAGGATGCTTTTATGAACTTCTCAAAAAGGAATATTCAAGTCCAGCCTTCTTGCTATTTTTGCTAGGCAGGCCTTGAAAGtaggatttatattttctttgaatGTGGGAGGAGGTGTTTATCTTCaatctagatcctctactgtcgagctgcctggcaggaccgTGCAACCCATACACAGTGAGACGTGCAGTGATCGCCTTGACCCTACCCAAACGatctgcccgagtgggggtaaagcGATCATTGCGTGCCTTAGTGTGTTTGGGCTGCACGATTTTGCTGGgcaactcggcagtagaggatcacgatccaTTTATCTTATGGAATGCTCATCAACTCACAAACTTGGCAGCAACATCATGGTGATAGGCAATTGGGtagctaagatttttttttttggggggaggtgGAGGGAGGCGAGGAGTGGCAACATAGGTAATATTAGGAAACTAGCTTTCTGTGCCTCAATCTACCATATTTGGAGGAAGAGAAATGGTAGGCTCTTTCGTtataaaacaagaacaagatCAATTATTGTGCAAGGAGAATAAAACTGATGTGATTGATAGATGTCGCTCAAAATGCTTCAAAGGCAAGAACCATTCTCGGAATTTTAGGTTGATGGAAgaatgggggtggggggtgggggggggggttgtccATAAAGGATctttacctatcaaaaaaaggatctttacctatcaaaaaaacaGATAATCCAAATGAAGGTTCCGCAAGAGGGTCTCAATTTTTAATCTCCACACTAAGTGCTGGTCTAGTGGTACTTCCACCGTGCTAAATTGCAGTCCTTTCAGATGTCACATgataacctctctctctctctctctctctctctctctctctctctctctctctctccatgatAATGAGAAGTGagaaataagcattagaaataaTTGAGTCCAGACAGTCCCATTTGAGTATTCCACTTCCGTTTTTTAGCCTGCTAGCTATGTTTGATGCATGTGGAAGCAATATTCCTCTGTCTAGTCATTGTAGTGGGGGTGAGGGGGCTTGGTTTGCGGCAGTTTGGATCACAGAAAGTTGGTTTGCTCAATATACTTCGAGAATCATAGGGAAAGGTTAGGTTGGCTTGTAACTTTGTGCGCGCGGCACCATTCCTAATGGGTCCTGTTGTTGAACAGATGGCTCACTCCCAGTAATTGGTGGGGAGACGATTAGTTCAAACAAAGAGAATGACGAACGATCTCTTCTGTGACATcagcactctctctctctctctctctctaaaactcagaaaaataaaaagggaccTCCCCCATCCCCCAAACCCCACACCAAATCTGGTACACTGGAGTCTCAAAAACTGGaccctgatcctctactgctgagctgtCTAGTAGGATCTTACTGTCAAGACACAACAAGGTGATAAATTACCGTCTTACCCTTGTTCGAGCGTCTTGTCCAAGTAgaggtaaggcagtcatttacCGCCTTGTtttgtcttggcagtagggtcctgccaggcagctccgcagtagaagatccaaattgtaAAAACtgcaaaccccaaaaagaaacaaTTTGGCGATTCCTGACATTTTCAGAATCCAAAAGATGGAGGTGGTTGAAGGATATCAAagtctaataataaaaaaaacgaGGATGTATCGAGTGCATGTGGCTCCCGTCACTATGGGATCTgaggaggatcataatgtatgaCAACAGACAGGCTGTTTACAGACTCAAACCTATGACCTTTTGATGTCAAAGTCTAATGGAACtccatcttaaaaccaattggttcaaagtggGCAGGCCTTTTGTGGCATTTATACTTGATAGTCGGAGCACCCACGGctgatgtgggattattaccTCAATACACTTCTACTCTCTATCATAGGAGTGCAAAGGGACGAAGCTAAAAAATAGGTGATCCACATTCTCCATAATCAAGATCCTCACAAGCAGGgcgtggaccccacctgggcagtgggtaaggtagtcatttcgcCCCTACCTGTGTGAGGTTTGCAGTAGGcgatagtagaggatccaaatcccatTTTCTACTGCAttttaaattgaactaaaacttaTCTAATTAAAAAATGACTGACTTTAAAATTTTTCTATACATAAAATTTTAATCCCACCCGAACTAGCATACGGCTCAACATTCATGTGAGAGCATTCCAAGCCCCCGCTTTCTTCCCTTGTTATTCCTTCGTTTATTTGTTTCACTTGGACTTGTTGAAAATTCAAATGAGGTTGAAGACGAAGGTGTCGTGATTTTGAATCTTTACTAGCTAGCTATCCACCAATATCACGTAAGTATGATTTGATACCAAAAGGTCTAACTAAATTGTTCCTCGTGCACTTAAGAAGTGAGACAACCAATGTTTCAAACGATTCAAACTCACTGTGAATTCGGCCAAAAATGTACAAATTTCTTGTTCAAACTTTATCAAAGAGCTTCAAAGCtgccaacaaaaaaaacaaacaaaaaacttCAAAACCACAACAACCACAGCTTGACCTTCATGtacaaaagtcaaagtaaaagGATGACTAAGCCACCAGAACTCTTATATTGTTTATCTAATCACCAAAATAGCTGAGGTGGACAATTTCATCCTCTCTTTACAGAAACTACACGTGTCTACTATTGTGGTCTTCATTAGAATTTTGAACTTTcgtttttaaccaaaaaaaaaatactacaaTAAGCATGATTAATTATTAGAACAGAGCATTAATTCATTATTCTAGTTATTAATTTAATCTTTAATGGAGATTCACATAAGCCCGCAGCAGCCCTTGAGGTTCATTTCATGTGGCTGGGTCATCGATCAAGCAGATCAGATCAGATAAGGTTAACAAGtgtttaaaaatattattattacgCAAACTATGTGAATCATTACctaaaaataccaaactaatCTGAATCAAAGTATCAAACCCAAAGTcttattgaagaaaaaaaaattccccttcATATGAGCAAATATGGGAAgcaattattttttatatccGTGGTCGGATGGGACTTCAAAATGGGTTCTATGGAATAGTTATCCCTTTcaattcttccaattcctcacatgatGGTGGAAATGATAATCCTATCCCCTGTCCGAAAACACTGGTGCGGTCCattcccccctattagaggaattggaggtgcccacgaattggaggggataattaTTTGGGTTCTATGAGTGCTCCGAGGGACCAAATGTTTATGAAGAATTGGGTATTTGTAACTCAATAATATTCGGAttagacaaaaataaaaataatgtcgACTTGAGTACCCTTAGGGGTAGTTTCATTGGATTTCTAttattgttgttttcttcttgAGAGCGTTTGTACTTGTGTTTCTTTTGATTAATATAtacttattcaccaaaaaaaataaaatgcaagGGAACaatagattaaaaaataatCTTAGATCGATTCATATGACCCTTCTTAGGCCCTGCAGTGGCGAGAGTCTCGTGTATTGGGTATGCCATTTTTTTTAGATCTAATTCATATGCGTTACTATTTACTTGTAAGCCGCCTCTTAATCAATAAAAGAACCCTACTGGCGGTATTTCAAATGTAAAAGATTGCATGTATATAATTTTGGACCGAGTTTTGCTTCACCTGGTACCCATTATTGCACTTGCATTGGATGGACTCTGGGAATAGTAAAGGTGCATCTATGACATTCAATAAATCTGGGTGATGTGAACAGTGCCTAGCACACTTGGTAGCACGTGGTGTGTAGAAGCCCATTGCTAttaggaggtcttgggttcaagtctCCTAGATCACAGTTCCCCTTCCCCCATAGAATAGGATGAAGtaggacctatcaaaaaaattaaaaaaatcagaatgATAGATTTGTGGGTGAAGAATTCATCGCGGATACAAGAAAACAAATTTAGTTATAGTACTACTAACCTATATTGATTTAACTATTAAATACTGAAGAAAGCATACTATTATAAACTGGCCCGAACCGAGTCAAAATCTTATTAGGCTGGTTTCATTTGGGGGATTCCGATCCCAAAACCGAACTGAAAACAAAAGAACCCGAAACCGGCTCAAAACTCGGaccaaaactgaaatcaaaccaTTCTACCCCAATAAGAAACCGATAACAATCCGAAACCCattaaaaatcatattttgTTTCTATAGTTTTATATAATCGTGTATGGTAAACGAATCCAAACCGGACCAAAATCGAAACCGATgtagaaccaaaaccaaactgagcCAAAACCGAACTTTCCTTttagtttggtttcgatttcacTATTCCCACACCGAAACTGACTCAAACcgaaccgaccgattgacaTAATATAAACCCATACATGAAAGGGAAATTAAGAACTCTTGATTGTCAACTTTGCTGGAGAAAATCCTAGCCCATGTGGTTATTGTTTAACAAATAAAAATCCTGCTTAATTGGCTGGTCTTGTGTCAAATATAAGAGATTCTTGGAAAATACCATTTCCTTGCATAGAGCCATAGAGGGCTTCTTGGACTACTATATTGCATGTAAATGCCATgagaagaatgaagaacaaagtGTTAGCTTGACTGGTAGTTGGGGCACGtgaatttttggttggtttcttcttcttcctcgcatTATAAGTACTTCCACTACTTTGGTTATCGTTCAAAATCCATCCTTCTTTCAATCTCTACTTACTATACATAGAGTTCTATCTGGAGTTCTTGAGCATTAACTTGCTACTTCCTAAGTTAATTCAGAATCGCATTTTTCCCTCTAAATCAATTTCCAATGGAGAAAAAGCCATCACCACTGCTTCAGATTCAACCTCCCACCTTTGGTAACCAAATTACTATCCTTAGCATTGATGGAGGAGGAATTAGAGGGATTATTCCGGCCACCATTCTTGAGTTCCTTGAGTCCAAGCTTCAGGTCTCTTAAGTCCTAACCATGTTTAAGCATTAATTAATATTAACATAAGTTAATTCTTGTTCATATATGAATTTagtatcttttttttcttgaatggGCAGGAATTGGATGGTGAAGAGGTAAGACTTGCAGACTACTTTGATGTGATTGCAGGGACGAGTACAGGTGGACTTGTGACAGCCATGTTAACAGCTCCAGATGGTAACAATCGTCCTTTGTTTGCTGCCAAAGATATCAAACCCTTTTACCTTGAGAACTGCCCCAAGATTTTCCCACAACAAAGGTATCAAATCAAATATTAATACTACTCCATTAATAGGAAaccctaatgcctagatggttAGCTAAttaattctcttctctttctattCACAGTGGCCCGTTTAGTTGTATTGCAAAGCTATTCAAAACAGTTACTGGACCCAAATATGACGGACAGTATCTTCATAAGCTCATAAAGGAGAAGCTGGGAAGAAAGAGGTTGAACCAAACACTAACCT
This window harbors:
- the LOC122662387 gene encoding patatin-like protein 2 isoform X3 yields the protein MERNPSISVPQIQPPTYGNLITILSIDGGGIRGIIPATILEFLESQLQELDGEEARLADYFDVIAGTSTGGLVTAMLTAPDDNNRPLFAAKDIKPFYLENCPKIFPQERGPFSSIAKLFKTVAGPKYDGTYLHKLIKEKLGSKRLSQTLTSIAIPTFDIKQLQPTIFSSYEVSNDPTMNVQLSDICIGTSAAPTYLPTYYFKNEDKEGNVREFNLTDGGVAANNPTLVAIGEITKQIFKKNQDFFPIKPMDYGRFLVISIGTGAAKIEQKYTANKAAKWGAVNWLLHNGSTPLVDVFTQASADMVDLHLGVIFQALHSEDNYLRIQEDSLTGNVSSVDIATPTNLNNLVKVGEELLKKPLSRVNPETGLTELVKNGVTNAEALKK